Proteins encoded within one genomic window of Borrelia parkeri:
- the fliQ gene encoding flagellar biosynthesis protein FliQ yields MTTGQIIYLIRISIENIIILSAPMLITALIVGLLISIFQAVTSIQDQTLSFIPKIIIILLTLVIFGPWILKKLMLFAFMVFSQIQNI; encoded by the coding sequence ATGACAACAGGACAAATTATTTATTTAATTAGAATTTCCATTGAGAATATTATTATTCTCTCAGCGCCAATGTTGATTACAGCTCTTATAGTTGGTCTTCTAATTTCAATTTTTCAAGCGGTTACATCTATTCAAGATCAAACACTTAGTTTTATTCCCAAGATTATTATAATACTTTTAACTCTTGTTATATTTGGTCCTTGGATTTTAAAAAAGCTTATGCTTTTTGCTTTTATGGTTTTTAGTCAAATACAAAATATATAA
- the fliP gene encoding flagellar type III secretion system pore protein FliP (The bacterial flagellar biogenesis protein FliP forms a type III secretion system (T3SS)-type pore required for flagellar assembly.), protein MSKKLSFFLFLGVINFAFAQTKSLQTTTGLNFPFVDLANSVGGGIIFPLQLLLILTIITLSPAFLVLMTSFLRIAIVLDFIRRALSLQQSPPNQVIMGLALFLTLFTMWPTFNIIYKEAYLPLQDSKIGFNEFYDRGIAPLRNFMYKQMSNSKHEEIRLFMSISNYPRPKNFSEVPTHVLIASFVLHELKVAFKMGILIFLPFIVIDIIVAAVLMAMGMIMLPPVMISLPFKLMLFVMVDGWTLITSGLVKSFM, encoded by the coding sequence TTGAGTAAAAAATTAAGTTTTTTCTTATTTCTTGGAGTTATAAATTTTGCATTTGCTCAAACTAAATCTTTGCAAACTACTACTGGTTTAAATTTTCCGTTTGTTGATCTTGCAAATTCTGTTGGCGGTGGAATAATTTTTCCTTTGCAACTGTTATTGATATTAACTATAATAACTCTTTCTCCAGCTTTCTTAGTTTTGATGACTTCTTTTTTAAGGATAGCAATAGTATTAGATTTTATTAGAAGGGCATTATCACTTCAACAATCACCACCTAATCAGGTAATAATGGGATTGGCTTTATTTTTAACTCTTTTTACTATGTGGCCAACTTTTAACATAATATATAAAGAAGCATATTTGCCTCTTCAGGATTCAAAAATAGGTTTTAATGAATTTTATGATAGGGGAATTGCTCCTCTGAGAAATTTTATGTATAAGCAAATGTCTAATAGTAAGCATGAAGAGATTAGATTGTTTATGAGTATTAGTAATTACCCCAGGCCTAAGAATTTTAGTGAAGTTCCTACTCATGTTCTTATTGCATCTTTTGTTTTACACGAGCTGAAAGTTGCTTTTAAAATGGGCATTTTAATATTTTTGCCATTCATAGTGATAGACATTATTGTAGCTGCTGTTTTAATGGCAATGGGAATGATAATGTTGCCGCCTGTAATGATATCTTTACCATTTAAACTTATGCTTTTTGTAATGGTAGATGGTTGGACTTTGATTACTAGTGGGCTTGTAAAAAGCTTTATGTGA
- a CDS encoding flagella biosynthesis regulatory protein FliZ, with protein MSRLTLFKFVFLIFFIFFLKNLFAQENGVDLDISSSSLESEVNLPIFEGDKANLNNKDIQNISLFNISDLVIIFLFFLFFLICIFLFKKIILNYKKVKNGYKSDFIRELAFYEIDNKNSVRVINILGNVYVFLVSSNSSILLREIKQGEELDNLKFELDKAKSLSDVTSFKSIFNKILRKNKKGELLFDETEYAALENDIETSLKSKQDRLKKF; from the coding sequence ATGAGTAGATTAACTTTATTTAAGTTTGTGTTTTTAATTTTTTTTATATTTTTTTTAAAAAATTTGTTTGCACAGGAGAATGGAGTTGATTTAGATATTTCTTCTTCTAGCTTAGAGAGTGAGGTTAATTTACCGATATTTGAGGGTGATAAGGCTAATTTGAATAATAAAGATATACAAAATATATCTCTTTTCAATATTTCAGATTTGGTGATTATATTTTTGTTTTTTCTTTTTTTTCTTATTTGTATCTTTTTGTTCAAGAAAATAATTCTAAATTATAAGAAAGTTAAAAATGGTTATAAATCAGATTTTATAAGAGAGCTTGCTTTTTATGAAATAGACAATAAAAATTCTGTAAGGGTTATCAATATACTAGGTAATGTTTATGTATTTTTAGTATCAAGTAATTCTTCTATTTTGCTAAGAGAGATCAAACAGGGTGAAGAACTCGATAATTTAAAATTTGAGCTTGATAAAGCTAAAAGTCTTAGTGATGTAACTTCATTTAAGTCAATTTTTAATAAAATATTACGTAAGAACAAAAAAGGTGAATTATTGTTTGATGAGACTGAGTATGCGGCATTGGAGAATGATATTGAGACTTCTTTAAAAAGTAAACAAGATAGGCTGAAAAAGTTTTAG
- the fliN gene encoding flagellar motor switch protein FliN, which translates to MAIDDKSDIGEEKPEIKGVKLPDLIDTLPEGVDPSNFGLLMDVSMQVTVELGRTERKIKDILGMSEGTIITLDKLAGEPVDILVNGKVIAKGEVVVIDENFGVRITEIIKIKNE; encoded by the coding sequence ATGGCTATAGATGATAAGAGTGATATTGGTGAAGAGAAACCTGAGATAAAGGGTGTTAAACTTCCTGATTTAATTGATACCTTGCCTGAAGGTGTTGATCCTAGTAATTTTGGTCTTTTGATGGATGTTTCTATGCAAGTCACTGTTGAACTTGGTAGAACTGAGCGTAAAATAAAAGATATACTTGGCATGTCTGAGGGGACGATTATTACACTTGATAAACTTGCTGGTGAGCCTGTAGATATTTTGGTAAATGGCAAAGTGATAGCTAAAGGAGAGGTTGTTGTAATTGATGAGAATTTTGGTGTTAGAATTACCGAAATAATTAAAATTAAAAATGAGTAG
- the fliM gene encoding flagellar motor switch protein FliM has product MAGNPGALSQDDIDSLLESINSSDNLSSDDSLSNIISSPMGKKQKIKVYDFKRPDKFSKEQVRTVSSFHEAFARYTTTSLSALLRKMVHVHVASVDQLTYEEFIRSIPNPTTLAIINMDPLKGSAIFEVDPTIAFAIVDRLFGGDGDTIKDKSRDLTEIEQSVMESVIIRILANMREAWSQVVDLRPRFGHIEVNPQFAQIVPPTEMVILVTLEVKIGKVEGLMNFCLPYITIEPIVSKLSTRYWHSLIGVGTTSENLDILREKLENTDMLLVAEIGEVKLKVREILSLAKGDVLNLENSPIDKDLILKVGTKQKFNCRMGLVGNKISVQVTEKVGEVEDFDLLKELTEEVE; this is encoded by the coding sequence ATGGCAGGTAATCCGGGAGCATTATCACAAGACGATATAGACAGTCTTTTAGAATCTATTAATTCATCTGATAATTTATCATCAGATGATTCACTTTCTAATATCATATCTAGTCCTATGGGCAAAAAACAGAAAATTAAAGTTTATGATTTTAAAAGACCAGACAAATTCTCAAAAGAACAAGTAAGGACAGTATCAAGTTTTCATGAAGCATTTGCAAGGTATACTACAACTTCACTTTCAGCACTTTTGAGGAAGATGGTTCATGTCCATGTAGCTTCAGTTGATCAGTTGACTTATGAAGAGTTTATTAGATCTATTCCAAATCCTACTACTTTAGCAATAATTAACATGGATCCTCTTAAGGGTTCTGCTATATTTGAAGTTGATCCAACCATTGCGTTTGCAATAGTTGATAGACTTTTTGGAGGAGATGGAGATACTATTAAGGATAAGAGTAGAGATTTAACAGAAATAGAACAGTCTGTCATGGAAAGTGTTATTATTCGTATACTTGCTAACATGAGAGAAGCTTGGTCGCAGGTAGTCGATCTTAGGCCTCGTTTTGGGCATATAGAGGTTAATCCTCAATTTGCGCAAATAGTTCCTCCAACAGAAATGGTTATTTTAGTAACTCTTGAAGTTAAGATAGGTAAAGTTGAAGGGCTTATGAATTTTTGTTTGCCTTATATTACAATAGAGCCTATTGTATCTAAGCTTTCAACAAGATATTGGCATTCTTTAATTGGTGTGGGCACTACTAGTGAAAATCTTGACATTCTTAGAGAAAAACTTGAGAATACAGATATGCTTTTAGTGGCTGAAATTGGAGAGGTTAAATTAAAGGTAAGAGAAATATTATCCTTAGCAAAAGGTGATGTGCTTAATCTTGAAAATTCTCCAATAGATAAGGATTTGATCTTAAAGGTAGGGACTAAACAGAAATTTAATTGTAGAATGGGTCTTGTTGGAAATAAGATTTCAGTTCAGGTTACAGAAAAAGTTGGTGAAGTAGAGGATTTTGATTTGTTAAAGGAGCTCACGGAAGAGGTTGAATAG
- the fliL gene encoding flagellar basal body-associated protein FliL, with product MPERDDGSIDVGGADNKRMGLLPDVIIKILQILAIGLFTVVIMIIVAYFVSKMVVSQSGAPNNFPIFSNEYLGKPPMLIWYESIDEIRGTTQDTPPKTFVIKLALGYAENNVNILSELGRQKVRLKDIIREYFSQRTGQEIKNESQIKAEIKARINSILRNGEIKEIALTQIDIFDM from the coding sequence ATGCCTGAGAGAGATGATGGTAGTATTGACGTAGGTGGTGCGGATAATAAAAGAATGGGACTGCTACCTGATGTTATAATAAAAATTTTGCAAATATTAGCAATAGGACTATTTACTGTTGTTATTATGATAATAGTTGCTTATTTTGTTTCTAAGATGGTAGTAAGTCAAAGTGGGGCCCCTAATAATTTTCCAATTTTTTCTAATGAATATTTGGGAAAACCCCCTATGCTTATATGGTATGAAAGCATAGATGAAATTAGGGGAACTACTCAAGATACTCCTCCAAAGACTTTTGTCATAAAACTTGCGTTAGGTTATGCTGAGAATAATGTAAATATTTTAAGTGAGCTTGGAAGACAGAAAGTGCGGTTAAAAGATATTATTAGAGAATATTTTAGTCAAAGAACAGGACAAGAGATAAAGAACGAAAGTCAGATTAAGGCGGAAATTAAGGCTAGAATTAATAGTATTCTTCGAAATGGTGAAATAAAAGAAATAGCATTAACACAAATTGATATTTTTGATATGTGA
- the motB gene encoding flagellar motor protein MotB produces MSLRDRKKRSKCEEGAPEYMLTYGDMVTLLLVFFVTMFSLNDIILKENVLKIMSASFTGSGFFKGGKTLDINKLSYLSNSFMSLPSTEKNKQASQASKNKSIIEFIEKIKSNRVIVRHYERGVVVSLLADAFFDSASAEVKLDDNRETIQKIASFIGFLDNQGYNFKIEGHTDNVDVNINGIWKSNWELSSARAVNMLEQILNYTDQSKIQSIESKFEVSGFAGSRPVATDDTPEGRAYNRRIDILITSDASLSSTKGINQ; encoded by the coding sequence ATGTCATTGAGAGATAGAAAGAAGCGTTCAAAGTGTGAAGAAGGTGCTCCTGAGTATATGTTAACGTATGGAGACATGGTTACCTTGTTACTTGTTTTTTTTGTTACTATGTTTTCATTAAATGATATTATTCTCAAAGAAAATGTATTAAAAATAATGTCAGCTTCGTTTACAGGGTCTGGATTTTTTAAGGGTGGAAAGACCTTAGATATTAATAAGCTTTCTTATTTGAGTAATAGTTTTATGTCTTTACCCTCTACTGAGAAGAATAAGCAAGCTTCTCAGGCGTCTAAAAATAAGTCTATTATTGAATTTATTGAAAAGATTAAGTCTAATAGGGTTATTGTGCGACATTATGAACGTGGTGTTGTTGTATCTCTTTTGGCCGATGCTTTTTTTGATTCAGCTAGTGCTGAGGTTAAGCTTGATGATAATAGGGAAACTATACAAAAGATAGCTTCTTTTATTGGGTTTTTGGATAATCAAGGGTATAATTTTAAAATTGAAGGACATACAGACAATGTTGATGTTAATATAAATGGAATTTGGAAAAGCAATTGGGAGCTTTCATCGGCAAGAGCAGTAAATATGTTAGAGCAGATTTTGAATTACACCGATCAGTCTAAGATCCAAAGCATTGAGAGTAAATTTGAAGTGTCTGGATTTGCGGGAAGTAGACCGGTTGCCACAGATGATACTCCTGAAGGTAGAGCTTATAATAGAAGAATAGATATTTTGATTACTAGTGATGCTTCTTTGAGTTCTACTAAAGGTATTAATCAATAA
- a CDS encoding motility protein A — MNLASIVGWGVGFGAILISMAFTPTGLGVFWDLSSVFITVVGSFSALVASSEIPTVKKIPTYLGFFFKKSSFGKVPIIKTLVELSEKARKEGLLSLDDELDQINDPFFKSGMRLVVDGADPEIIRTMLYLELDQMQERHKIGADLFGTWAKLAPAFGMTGTLIGLIALLGNLEDRSALGSSMAVALITTLYGTIMANLMLLPIQIKLEFIDIEEASIKTMIVEGILSIQAGDNPRILEQKLVTFLTPKDRSQLGSGILGGE; from the coding sequence ATGAATTTAGCTAGTATAGTTGGCTGGGGCGTTGGATTTGGTGCTATTTTAATTTCTATGGCATTTACTCCTACAGGATTAGGGGTTTTTTGGGATTTGAGTTCTGTGTTTATTACGGTTGTTGGTTCTTTTTCTGCACTTGTGGCTTCCTCAGAAATTCCCACTGTAAAGAAAATTCCTACATATCTAGGATTTTTCTTTAAAAAGAGTTCTTTTGGTAAAGTTCCCATTATAAAGACTTTAGTTGAACTCTCAGAAAAAGCCAGAAAAGAAGGGCTTTTATCTCTTGATGATGAACTGGATCAAATCAATGATCCTTTTTTTAAGTCTGGAATGAGACTTGTCGTTGATGGTGCTGATCCTGAGATAATTAGAACTATGCTTTATCTTGAACTTGATCAAATGCAAGAGAGACATAAGATTGGTGCTGATCTTTTTGGAACTTGGGCGAAGCTTGCTCCTGCTTTTGGAATGACAGGTACGCTTATTGGGCTTATAGCTCTTCTTGGAAATCTAGAAGACAGATCAGCTCTTGGTTCTTCTATGGCTGTTGCTCTTATTACAACTCTTTATGGTACAATAATGGCAAATTTAATGTTGCTTCCTATTCAAATTAAATTAGAGTTTATAGATATTGAGGAAGCATCAATTAAGACGATGATTGTTGAGGGTATTTTATCAATTCAGGCAGGGGATAACCCTAGAATTTTAGAACAAAAGTTGGTGACGTTTTTAACTCCTAAAGATAGGAGTCAGCTTGGAAGCGGTATTCTTGGGGGTGAGTGA
- a CDS encoding flagellar FlbD family protein, with the protein MIYVTKLNGDGYYLNPCHIESIEANPDTTILLMNGKKLIVKEDVVEVVDKIKMYRREIALLDRIKQENKGVEL; encoded by the coding sequence ATGATTTATGTAACTAAACTTAATGGCGATGGGTATTATTTAAATCCTTGTCATATTGAGAGTATTGAGGCTAATCCTGATACTACGATTCTTCTTATGAATGGTAAAAAATTGATTGTAAAAGAAGATGTAGTAGAGGTTGTGGATAAAATCAAGATGTATAGGAGAGAGATTGCTTTGTTAGACAGAATTAAACAAGAGAATAAGGGAGTTGAGCTATGA
- the flgE gene encoding flagellar hook protein FlgE — translation MMRSLYSGVSGLQNHQTRMDVVGNNIANVNTIGFKKGRVNFQDMISQSISGASRPTDGRGGVNPKQVGLGMSVATIDTIHTQGSFQSTQKASDLGISGNGFFILRDGNNSFYTRAGAFDVDSNRRLVNPANGMRIQGWMAKSIGGEQVINTSADVEDLVIPIGDKEGAKATEHITFACNLDKRLPIIEEGASEVDVARGTWVVNKTIYDSFGNTSVVELRVVKDTTTPNLWNATVLVNGETNSSFTIGFNNEGALLSLNGQAGQPGDLLEFPITFGVVNANAGEVGEQQTINLRLGNVGSYTDSITQFADASTTKAIIQDGYGMGYMENYEIDQNGIIMGVYSNGIRRDIGKIALASFVNPGGLAKVGDTNFTETSNSGQVRIGETGLAGLGSIRAGVLEMANVDLAEQFTDMIVTQRGFQANAKTITTSDQLLQELVRLKN, via the coding sequence ATGATGAGGTCTTTATATTCTGGTGTTTCTGGTCTTCAGAATCATCAAACAAGAATGGATGTTGTTGGTAATAACATTGCCAATGTTAATACTATTGGTTTTAAGAAAGGAAGAGTTAATTTCCAAGATATGATATCTCAGAGTATTTCTGGAGCGTCTCGTCCTACTGATGGGCGCGGAGGTGTTAATCCAAAACAAGTTGGTCTTGGAATGAGTGTTGCTACTATTGATACTATTCATACTCAAGGATCCTTTCAAAGCACCCAAAAAGCTTCTGATCTTGGAATTAGTGGTAATGGTTTTTTTATTTTAAGAGATGGTAATAATTCTTTTTATACAAGAGCTGGTGCATTTGATGTTGATTCTAATAGGCGTCTTGTAAATCCTGCAAATGGTATGAGAATTCAAGGTTGGATGGCAAAGTCTATTGGGGGAGAACAGGTTATTAATACATCTGCTGATGTTGAAGATTTAGTTATTCCTATTGGGGATAAAGAAGGTGCTAAGGCTACTGAACACATTACTTTTGCTTGTAATCTTGATAAAAGGTTACCTATAATTGAGGAAGGTGCAAGTGAAGTGGATGTTGCTCGTGGTACTTGGGTTGTTAATAAGACTATTTATGATAGTTTTGGAAATACTAGTGTTGTTGAACTTAGAGTTGTAAAAGATACAACTACTCCTAATTTATGGAACGCTACAGTTTTAGTAAATGGGGAGACAAATTCCAGTTTTACAATAGGGTTTAATAATGAAGGAGCATTGCTTTCTTTAAATGGTCAGGCAGGTCAGCCTGGTGATTTACTTGAGTTTCCTATAACTTTTGGTGTTGTGAATGCTAATGCCGGAGAAGTTGGTGAGCAGCAAACTATTAATCTTAGACTTGGTAATGTTGGTAGTTATACTGATTCAATTACTCAATTTGCTGATGCAAGTACTACAAAGGCTATTATTCAAGATGGATATGGTATGGGATATATGGAAAACTATGAAATAGATCAAAATGGCATAATAATGGGAGTTTATTCAAATGGTATTAGACGAGATATTGGCAAAATTGCGCTTGCTTCATTTGTTAATCCTGGGGGACTTGCAAAGGTAGGTGATACTAATTTTACTGAGACAAGTAATTCAGGTCAGGTTAGGATAGGTGAAACTGGTTTGGCAGGCCTTGGTAGTATTAGAGCAGGAGTTTTAGAAATGGCTAATGTTGATCTTGCTGAACAATTTACAGATATGATAGTTACTCAAAGAGGTTTTCAGGCTAATGCTAAAACTATAACCACTTCGGATCAGTTATTACAAGAGCTTGTAAGACTTAAGAATTAA
- the flgD gene encoding flagellar hook assembly protein FlgD: MGTIDYIDNLVGIGRAKEISNSKIQRGVKGNNLGRDDFLKLLITQLKYQDPTDPMKDKEFIAQMAQFSALEQMTNMSKSFESLSSVLGVNKDLDLLGKIVEFEHVDGDIIKGKVTNIKTGIVPQIMIDGKYYVYNNILSVGLEE, translated from the coding sequence ATGGGTACAATTGATTATATTGACAATTTAGTCGGTATAGGCCGAGCTAAGGAAATATCTAATTCTAAGATACAAAGAGGTGTGAAGGGTAATAATCTTGGTCGGGATGATTTTTTGAAACTACTTATTACTCAACTTAAGTATCAAGATCCTACAGATCCAATGAAAGATAAAGAGTTTATTGCTCAAATGGCACAATTCTCAGCGCTTGAACAAATGACAAATATGAGTAAATCTTTTGAGAGTCTCTCATCTGTCCTTGGTGTAAATAAGGATTTGGATTTATTGGGCAAAATAGTTGAATTTGAACATGTTGATGGAGATATTATTAAGGGTAAAGTTACAAATATTAAAACAGGAATAGTTCCACAAATTATGATTGATGGCAAGTATTATGTTTATAATAATATTTTGTCAGTAGGATTGGAGGAGTAG
- a CDS encoding flagellar hook-length control protein FliK, whose amino-acid sequence MNNLSKVIVSLPILNKDFNCVNVGGIFTQSKKGIFSDLISSEMQNLSKFRDSILEFVKFLKSNGLISKNFKNISLKEPFAFEKFSDKGFVSDLKSLIKKVNNLFDFESMKVLSESLSFDSGLSDKIEILKNFEKVLSDLNILFGNVNSLFNFDVLGVNFNSNHRDLNVVKRDREKNVIDIDVKNFKKNDSVKEFFNSGARFRLIDGENYVRKYGLKETFDGLTESIGDLSSFNTKPVKGAFIGHIADNLMSEWNLKINHNIVNKAKIVLKSNDTGEIRLILKPKRLGSIRINLNLDSNNNLLGKIIVDNHNVRTLFEQNMYSISKMLNDNGFNTSLNLSLAGSGSGFFSGNFEDDVESQSSSLNKNNIFKIEDNVEISGDLEKNINFFV is encoded by the coding sequence ATGAATAATTTAAGTAAGGTTATTGTTAGTTTACCAATTCTAAACAAGGATTTTAATTGTGTGAATGTAGGTGGTATTTTTACTCAATCTAAAAAGGGTATTTTTTCAGATCTTATTTCTTCAGAGATGCAAAATCTGTCTAAGTTTAGGGATTCAATACTAGAATTTGTAAAATTTTTAAAAAGTAATGGTCTTATAAGTAAGAATTTTAAAAATATCTCTTTAAAGGAGCCCTTTGCCTTTGAAAAATTTAGTGATAAAGGGTTCGTGTCTGATTTAAAATCTTTAATAAAAAAAGTAAATAATTTATTTGATTTTGAAAGTATGAAAGTTTTAAGTGAAAGTTTGTCTTTTGATTCTGGGCTTAGTGACAAAATAGAAATATTAAAAAATTTTGAAAAAGTTTTATCTGATCTTAACATTTTGTTTGGCAATGTAAATTCTCTTTTTAATTTTGATGTTTTAGGTGTTAATTTTAATTCTAATCATAGAGATTTGAATGTTGTAAAGAGAGATAGGGAGAAAAATGTTATTGATATTGATGTTAAAAATTTTAAGAAAAATGATAGTGTTAAGGAATTTTTTAATTCAGGTGCTAGGTTTAGGTTAATTGATGGTGAAAATTATGTTCGCAAATATGGTCTTAAAGAAACGTTTGATGGATTGACAGAATCTATAGGTGACCTTTCTAGTTTTAATACAAAACCTGTTAAAGGAGCTTTTATTGGTCACATTGCTGATAATTTAATGTCAGAATGGAATTTAAAAATAAATCATAATATTGTGAACAAGGCCAAAATTGTGTTAAAATCGAATGATACAGGAGAAATTAGGCTGATTTTAAAGCCCAAAAGACTTGGTAGTATAAGAATTAATTTAAATCTTGATTCTAATAATAATTTATTAGGTAAGATTATAGTTGACAATCATAATGTGAGGACTCTTTTTGAACAAAATATGTATTCAATCAGTAAAATGTTAAATGATAATGGTTTTAATACTAGTTTAAATCTTTCTCTTGCAGGTAGTGGTTCTGGGTTTTTTTCTGGTAATTTTGAAGATGATGTTGAGAGCCAATCATCTTCTTTAAATAAGAATAATATCTTTAAAATTGAGGATAATGTTGAGATTTCTGGTGATTTAGAAAAAAATATTAATTTTTTTGTTTAA
- a CDS encoding periplasmic-type flagellar collar protein FlbB has translation MNDFLSFLLRFFLWLFLVIFFLVFSFFLVDLFGIYQTRDYLPVYIRALFFKGDSQPPEYTHISLEEIRMIKEKEAIYIKGQQVEKFREELKKREDSLNKLEAELNQKQKDLDLKQKVIDDIVNKYKDEDANFAQAALYLINMPPKDAVKRLEELNDEIAISYMRKVEDIAKKEGRASIVPYWLSLMDSKKAAVLIRKMSVSSLE, from the coding sequence ATGAATGATTTCTTGTCATTTTTACTTAGATTTTTTTTGTGGTTATTTTTAGTTATTTTTTTCTTAGTGTTTTCATTTTTTTTGGTTGATTTATTTGGCATCTATCAAACTAGAGATTATTTGCCTGTGTATATCAGGGCTTTATTTTTTAAGGGAGATTCTCAGCCACCTGAATATACACATATTAGTCTTGAAGAGATTAGAATGATAAAGGAAAAAGAGGCGATTTATATTAAAGGTCAGCAAGTTGAAAAATTTAGAGAAGAATTGAAAAAGAGAGAAGATAGTTTGAATAAATTAGAAGCCGAACTTAATCAAAAGCAAAAAGATTTAGATCTGAAACAGAAAGTAATCGATGATATTGTCAATAAATATAAAGATGAAGATGCAAATTTTGCTCAGGCTGCTTTATATTTAATTAATATGCCCCCAAAGGATGCTGTTAAGAGACTTGAAGAACTTAATGATGAGATTGCGATATCTTATATGCGTAAGGTGGAAGATATTGCTAAAAAAGAGGGACGGGCGTCTATTGTTCCTTATTGGTTGTCTCTTATGGATTCTAAAAAGGCCGCTGTACTAATTAGAAAAATGTCTGTTAGTTCATTGGAGTGA
- a CDS encoding flagellar protein FlbA yields the protein MNDLIFKKKIFEKILSIRTYDRKSSENDLVNVNNKISKIEEFLEEMFEGLNKLNNMDVFSKGNYLDYLTYRKGKELKKLEKLKHDYYKYYDIYLKKYGEEKKVDILIKTLNDTIIKEKVKSESLFLDEYVNYRICKKLGNNQ from the coding sequence TTGAATGATTTAATTTTTAAGAAAAAAATTTTTGAAAAAATATTGAGTATTAGGACTTATGATAGGAAGTCTAGCGAAAACGATTTAGTGAATGTAAATAATAAGATTTCAAAAATAGAAGAATTTTTAGAAGAAATGTTTGAAGGTTTAAACAAATTAAACAATATGGATGTTTTTTCGAAAGGAAATTATTTGGATTATTTGACTTATAGAAAAGGGAAAGAGTTGAAAAAGCTTGAAAAACTTAAGCATGATTATTATAAGTATTATGATATTTATTTGAAAAAATATGGAGAAGAAAAAAAGGTTGACATATTAATAAAAACTTTAAATGATACTATAATTAAAGAAAAAGTAAAAAGCGAAAGCTTGTTTTTAGATGAATATGTTAATTATAGAATTTGTAAAAAATTAGGGAATAATCAATGA